The Actinotalea sp. JY-7876 sequence GAAGACCTCGAGGCCGGCGGCGCGCAGCGTCGTCCCGGTCTCCACGACGTCGGCGATGACGTCCGCCACGCCCAGCTGGATCGCGGTCTCCACCGCGCCGTCGAGCCGGACGATCTCCTGGGCGCTCACGCCGTGGGCGCGCAGGTGGGACGCCACGAGCACGGGGTACGACGAGGCGACGCGCCGTCCGGCCACGTCGCGCACGCCCGACAGCGCCTGGGTCGCCGGCGCCGCGAAGCGGAAGGTCGACCGCGCGAAGCCGAGCCGCAGGTGCTCGGTCGCGGACGACGCCGAGTCGAGCAGCAGGTCGCGCCCGGTGATGCCGACGTCGACGGTGCCGGCACCGACGTACACCGCGATGTCGCGGGGGCGCAGGAAGAAGAACTCGACGTCGTTGTCCGGGTCCGGCAGCACGAGCTCGCGCGAGTCGCGCCGCTGGCGGTAGCCGGCCTCCCGCAGCATCTCGGCAGCGGGCTCGGAGAGGGATCCCTTGTTGGGGACGGCGATGCGGAGCACGGGGTCCTCGGTGTGGTGGGTGCTGGATGGTGCTGACGGGCCGGCCGCAGGACCGGTCAGAGGTGCGTGTACACGTCCTCGAGCGTGAGGCCGCGGGCGATCATGAGCACCTG is a genomic window containing:
- the hisG gene encoding ATP phosphoribosyltransferase; its protein translation is MLRIAVPNKGSLSEPAAEMLREAGYRQRRDSRELVLPDPDNDVEFFFLRPRDIAVYVGAGTVDVGITGRDLLLDSASSATEHLRLGFARSTFRFAAPATQALSGVRDVAGRRVASSYPVLVASHLRAHGVSAQEIVRLDGAVETAIQLGVADVIADVVETGTTLRAAGLEVFGDPILRSEAVLVRRTDVDEPAGLDVLTRRLQGVLTARQYVLMDYDVPLDLVEQAVAITPGLESPTVSPLHNREWAAVRAMVRRDETNRVMDALYDVGARAILVTSIHACRL